A stretch of the Uranotaenia lowii strain MFRU-FL chromosome 3, ASM2978415v1, whole genome shotgun sequence genome encodes the following:
- the LOC129753651 gene encoding uncharacterized protein LOC129753651, which yields MSDFEGDLEKREKLFPRVWWRYVDDIFATVKERYLPQTLELLNSQHSSIKFTVEKEVDGKLPFLDLLISRKDDSTVKFGIYRKPTSTDRYITVDSNHFGAQKQAAFHSMAHRLFNIPMENSEFESEKERILLAANLNGYDEKFVYKILRKHERKRFRSNATTFKPEKEESQRVSLPFHPPLTNGIRKILSNHGLKVAYKSSNTLKDCLVSLKDKVPPEERSGIYEIPCEACPAVYIGQTRRKFKTRIKEHKNAVENNRSNESSVAAHASEFNHSIDWEKVKFKKCVRKASHLNAWESMYITTSERPLMNEDDAPIISPLFNLANKNV from the coding sequence ATGAGCGATTTTGAAGGCGATctcgaaaaaagggaaaaacttTTCCCCCGAGTTTGGTGGCGCTACGTCGACGATATCTTCGCCACAGTTAAAGAACGATATCTCCCACAAACTCTTGAGCTCTTGAATAGCCAACACAGCTCGATCAAATTCACCGTCGAAAAAGAAGTGGATGGAAAACTCCCTTTTCTCGACCTGCTCATCTCCAGAAAAGATGATAGCACGGTGAAATTTGGAATCTACCGAAAACCGACATCAACCGATCGCTACATAACGGtagattcaaatcattttgGTGCACAAAAACAAGCCGCGTTTCATTCAATGGCACACCGTTTGTTCAACATACCGATGGAAAACAGTGAGTTTGAAAGCGAAAAAGAAAGGATTTTATTGGCGGCCAATCTGAACGGTTATGACGAAAAATTCGTGTATAAAATCCTACGCAAACACGAAAGAAAAAGGTTCCGAAGTAATGCCACCACTTTCAAACCAGAAAAGGAAGAATCCCAAAGGGTCAGTTTGCCGTTCCACCCACCACTGACCAATGGCATTCGGAAGATCCTCTCCAACCACGGTTTGAAAGTGGCTTACAAAAGTTCCAACACCCTAAAAGATTGTTTGGTTTCACTAAAGGATAAGGTGCCTCCGGAGGAAAGATCTGGTATCTACGAGATACCTTGCGAGGCCTGCCCGGCGGTCTATATTGGCCAAACAAGGCGCAAATTTAAAACACGGATAAAGGAGCATAAAAATGCCGTAGAAAACAACAGATCCAACGAATCCAGTGTAGCCGCCCATGCATCAGAATTCAACCATTCCATAGATTGGGAAaaggtgaaattcaaaaaatgtgttcGAAAAGCGTCACATTTAAATGCCTGGGAATCGATGTACATCACGACTTCAGAGAGGCCTTTAATGAACGAGGATGACGCGCCTATCATTTCGCCGCTTTTCAACTTGgcaaacaaaaatgtataa